Within Triticum dicoccoides isolate Atlit2015 ecotype Zavitan chromosome 1B, WEW_v2.0, whole genome shotgun sequence, the genomic segment CACAGGAAGAACCTAATGCCAGAATAATCTACATCTGAGCCCACCAATATTCTCTGTTAAGCATCATTGAATCGAGGTTGGTATTCCGGCAGAATCAAGAACAGTCCTGCAGATTGGCTAAGATACGATCATGATTCTGTCAAAAAAGGCTGTGTATATCAGTCAAGGCTGAACAATGATAGAAGATCATGGTGCAAAGACATGGACATAGAGCGATTCCATATACTTCCATTCAAAGAAATTTCCCTCTTTCTCTACAAGTATTAGGAGTTCAGGACATGATGAAACTAAATTTTATTGATAACAAGGCAGGACAAGTACATCAAGATACAATCATATTAGCAACCCAAATACTAAACTAATCTAGGCAGCATCTGCCACATTGTCATCTAAATTTAACAgcttgaatacaacaatacatactAGCATCACTATCACACATTATTAAACACATACCTAGATATGAGCTCgcattgtccttcaccttctttgaAGCggcacgcttgatctccaggaggcGCCACATGTACCTTGTGAGGAGGAGAAAGCCGGGTGGTCACCATTTCCTTTTCAGAGGAAAAGAAAGCTCGCTCTGAATCCCCAGCATTGTGACGCCCACCAGAGAGATAGATCGCCCTGGACTGGATTCTGATTCCCAATCTTCTTCAGCAACTTGACCGGGGGAGAGAATCCGGATCCCAGAGCTTTTGGGCTCAATGATTTGAAATCTGGCCAGCCGATGATGCAGTGGAGGCTACAGGGCGGAATCCAATCCAGGCTACTTGCAATGATAGATAGGGATCAGTCATTCAAGCATCTTTTTTGAAGAACCTCATGTGAGGGCAGGGGGTCCTGCATTTCACTAAGAAGAAGAGAGATGATCAGTTTATAAGGAAAATCGGATCCAAAAAGCTAACAAAGCCCGGCATTCAAGAATCTGGCAAACAAGataccatatactccctccgtcccataatataagaacacttttttacactagtgtagtgtcaaaaatgtttttataggacagagggagtaccaaCTAACGATGGCCCAGACAGAGCCCAAATGCATTCCCACTTTGCTCTGCTTACTTTAATAATAATACTTTGTGAAAGAGATGATGTTTGTTGTACTAGCCAAGGTCCAAGGATCTACTTATGGAGAGAGGCAAGCTGGCTATTCCCAAGCTTCAACATCACATGAATGAATTTTCTCCAAGAATAACAACATATACATGTAGATAGAAAGTTTGTTCTTGTGCGCAAGATAATGTATTTTGCACAGCATGAGATGCCCCCTCTCCTTTTATCTGCCTATATATGCCTTTTCAATCGAGGGAGACAACACGGTGTGGTCAAACTAGCCTCGCCCGCCAGGGAGCAACACACACGTTCCAAACAAACGTGTTGGCTCCATCCGTACGACTAGAAATCCCTACATTTATTGCTTGATGGTTTATTAATCAAATACTACAGCAATACTCAAATTGTAACACTGGTTATATCAGATACTACCATGTTTAAAAATATAGGAATATGTTGTCTATGTACACTGGCGGAGCTATGTGTTGTGATGCAGGGGCCATGGCCCCCAGCCCATTGATATTTTGTGAAGAAACACTGTTTAGGATGGGCAAATTAGGAGAAATAGAGTATTTGGCCTCTTCAGAAAATTATATATGGCTATTTTCCCCCTCAGTAATCCCCCGCAAGCTATGCCACTAATATATGCATACGTACTGTGATGCCGTTATTTGGAAGTTAACCCGTGCATGAACGTGTCACGATACTGAACTGACAAAATCTGTCCCGTACGAGAACAGAAATCTAAAGGAAAATGCTCCCAGAAATACATGAAGGGAGTCTAGTTTACATGAGCTAGAATCTTCTTGAAATGCTTTGCTCCGATTGTTCAAAATATAACGGGGAATCCTGCATCTTTGCTATGGCTTTTACGCAGATATGATTCCGGGGGAGAGATCTCCGGTGGATGGATGGACCGGTGAACACGCCCCAAGAATCAAACGCAAGTTGCGCCTGCCGCCCCCCGGTTCAGGGAATCCAATGCAAACCCCAGGACTCGATGAGCATGCAGCAGCAGGATGGCATTCTGTCAATTCGCTTTCCAAGGCCATGGGAGATGGAAAGATAGATATATATTCCTTCGGTCCCCAGAGCCTGAGGGTGTTCATCGTCTCTTTGGGATCTGTTTGTCGACCGGGTGGTGGAGATCACACGACATGTAAAGAATGGAGATTCTTAGCCCACATCCCTAAACTAATGCATGGACAAGAAAAAATCGTTTTTGAGCCAGGGCAACCCCCCGGACTTCTGTATCATCGATGGAGACGGACTGGAAGATTCAGAGGCATGCAAAAAAATAATTGAGACAATTGCACTATGCTTCGTGCTTTGGATGTCTTTCTGTTTTGTGATTGAACATGACTTTTGCGATTGAACATGAGGAAATATTACAATCTTCAGAGAGGAGATGCAAAACCGCAGTCTCCTGAGAtatgtatagtactccctctgtcccataatataagagcgttttttacactacactagtgtaaaaaacgctcttatattatgggacggaggcagTATTATCTTTTTAGATGAATTGGTAATTAACTCAGATAGGCTATGAGGGTGCACACTTGGTACTTAGCATTGGATTAGAGGGGTTTCAGaaaaatgatggaaatgagcaCCAAGATCAGAGGTTTTTGGGTGTGCGCACCTGTGCATCTCTCTTCTGGATAAGAATAGCAGTAGCACGTACCCCTTCCTCTCGTGGCGCCTTGCGGCCTATTGGCTGATACGCACGGCTTACGAAGAGCTCTCTGTCGACCCATGTCAGGATCACACACGGCCGAGACGTCACCATGCATCCAGAGATGAGATGCTTCCGTTGGTGCAGGCGGCATGCATCGATCCACGCTGCTTAATTGCTACAGCAGCTAGCACTCTGTGTCAAAATGTCAAATTTGGAACCACGTAGCAAGTAGACATGGTCAGGTATTTCAAAACTGAATACCAAAAAGGAAATACAGCCATCGAAACATGATTTTCACAAGGGATTTAGTTATGGAACAGAAAATTCGACGCTGAAAATTGCTTGCATCAAAGCTGCCATCGTGCAAAGCACCAAAGGCTTCACAGGTTTCTGCTTGGAGCAAAGACTAGCTAGCTGGTAATTTTTACTTAGCTGGAGGCAATGGCCTGAGAGGGCCGATGCATCCAGTTTCTACAGCTATGATATCTAGAAGATGTGTGTAATGTTGGATATGACTCCAGACGTCTTAGGAATGCCCTCATGCACATCTGGGCCCAAAAATGCTTAATTACACAGGCTTTCTATGTCCCTAGCTAGCTCAGAAAACCTGCGAGAACCAACCATGTTATCCTCTCCTCAGCCACCTTTTAACCCACAGAGAGAGACACGACACCCCCAGGGCCTATAAATACCAGCCCCCGCAGCAAAGGAagacaccaaaccaaaccaaaccaccAGAGCTTCTCCAAGAGCAAAGGACTTCCAGGAGACCCCCCCACCCCAGCACACCAGACACAAGAAAGCCAGCGTTAGTTCGAGTAGAGCATCACATCTCACCTGAAGATGTCTTCTGGGTCGTCGTCTCGGAGCAACTCGCCGAGCTCGGACTCGGAGTGGAGCAAGAAGGAGAACAAGATGTTCGAGGAGGCGCTGGCCTACTACGGTGTGGGCGCCCCCAACCTCTGCGAGAAGGTGGCCAGCGCCATGGGGGGCACCAAGTCCACTGAGGAGGTGCGCCGCCACTTCCAGTTCCTCGTCGACGACGTCAACAACATCGAGCACGGTCGCATCCCCTTCCCTAAGTACAAGACCCAAGGATTCTGGACCTAGTAAAAGGTATAGTTCTCAACAGACATAGGATACTCTGATGTTAACAAAGTTTTCAGTTGAGCATAAGCGTACCAGTTACTGCTGTATTTGTCTGCTTCCTGAGAAAAGTATGCTAGGCATGACTGTGTCGTTAGCATAATAGATGTTTTCTTAACGAGAAAGGTGCAACAGCTCCCGGGTGCCCCTACACCCTCACGAACAATAAATttgtaaaaaaatcagaaaaataaaaaatatttgaaactttcAGGGATCAAACATGATCAAAGATTTGATATCTTGCAAAGTTTCAGAAACAAATAACCTTCATGGAGCCCTCACCAAAAAAACAAAATCACTGCTAAATAATGTACATAAACTTTGAACAGTGATTTTGTTTTTTTAGGTGAGGGCTCATGGGATGTTATTTTTAGTTAAAATTaaaactttgcaagatcatcaaaagtttgatcatatttgatgtaccaaagtttcagattttttttgaatttgttttgaatTACTGTTCATAGAGGGTGTAGGGGCACCCAGGTGCTGAAAATACTTATCACCATGCATGCATGATGACTGGCACCATCAACTCTATGAGCCAAACTGCTTAATTGCAGCCACCCTGGCCCAATGTATTGGTGTTTAACCTTAGCACAATTAGACAATTTCCCTACTTTCCAAAACAAAAGCTTGGATGCATCTTCCTAACCTCATGCCTACATAgaacaaaataaaagaaagaaagagcaaGTCTCTTCTATTTGAGCATTTGTGTTCAGAGTTCAGATAAGCTTACAGTGAAAATGTTTTCTCAACTTTTCAGGACCAAGCAGTGTAAGAGCTCCAGTGGACAGTGAACAAAGTTGTACAAACTAGATCTCTAAGAAGCAAGGATGGACTGTTGTTCTAGGgggaagcaaggcaatccagattggTTAGAATAACAGGAAGGGAAGTGATATTGTCGATTGTGTGTACAAAATATAGTTACGTTATGTCCAAGGTTAAGTCTGTCCCTATGTTGTTGTAGATTCTCGTCTACATTCATGAACTGTGTGTTGTTCATTATCCCCTCGAACTAAGTCGTCAAGTAAACTGTCATGTAAATTCATGTATTTATGAAAAAAAACATGTATTCGTGTTATTTGTAAGAAGTCGTACCTGTGGCATTTTGTCGCCTACGATATCTGGTTTAGCTGGCCACCATGTTCAGTTTGGACTCCACAGGGTTCAGATAGCACACAGAATCCTTGTCACCACTACCTTCCTAAAAGAGAAGCCACTAAACTTTGTTCAAGAACCACAGGAAGAACCTGATGCCAGAATAATCTACATCTGAGCCCACCAATATTCGCTGTTAAGCATCCTCGGATAGAGGTTGGTATTACGGTAGAATCAAGAACAGTCCTGCAGATTGGCTAAGATACTATCATGATTCCGTCAAAAAGAAGTGGCGAGTATTATAATCAAGCTCAGCAGGCTGTATATATCGAGTGAAGGCTGAAACAATGATATAAGATCAATGTGCACAGACATGGACATACGGGGGTTCATTTATAATTCCATCAACAGAAATTTCCCTCTTCTCTACAAGTATCAGGACAGGATGAAATTAAATTTTGTTGATAACAAGGCAGGACATGTACATCAAGATACAACCATATTAGCAACGATAATGTGCACATAGACACACAAGTCACAAGGTTGCCCAAAATATTTCACTAATCTAAGCAGCATCTGCCACATTGTCatctaatttatttatttttgcaggaACACATTGTCATCTAAATTTAATAAAAgcttgaatacaacaatacatactAGCATCACCATCACACATTGATGACACGTACCTAGCTGTCAGCTCGCATTGCCCTTCACTTTCTTTGCCGCGGCGTCCTTGCTCTCCAGTAGGCACCACATGTACCTTGTGAAGAGGAGAAAGCCGGGCTCACCATTTCCTTTTCAGGGGAAAAGAAAGCTCGCTTTGAATCCCCAGCATCGTGACGCCCGCCAGAGAGATAGATCGCCCTGGACTGGATTCCGATTCCCGATATCCTCCAGCAACTTGACCGGGGGAGAGAATCCAGATCCCAGAGCTTTTGGGCTTAAAGATTTGGAATCTGGCCAGCTGATGATGCAGTGACGGCCACAGGGCGGAATCCAATTCAGGCTACTTGGCAACCATAGATAGGGATCAGTCATTCAAGCAGCTGGCAAACAAGATACCATATACCAACTAACGATGGCTCAGACAGAGCCCAAAAGCATTCCTACTTTGCTCTGCTTACTCTACTCCCTCTAatcatattaattgtcgctgatttagtacaattaatatggatcgaaggGAGTAATATACTTTGTGAAAGAGATGATGTTTGTAGTACTAGCCAAGGATCTAGTTATGGGGAGAGGCAAGTTGACCGTTGGTATAAATTCAGGCTGGCTATTCCCAGGCCTCAACATCACATGAATGAATTTTCTCCAAGAATAAAAACACATACATGTAGATAGAAAGTTAGTTCTTGTGTGCAAGATAACGTATTCTGCACAGCATGAGATGCCCCTTCACCTTTTGTCTACCCATCTGCCTTTCCAGTCGAGGGAGACACCACTGCGTGATCAAACTAGCCTAGCCCGCCAGGGGGCAACATGTTGCATTCCAAACAAACGTGTTCGCTCCATCTGTACGGCTAGAAATCCCAACATCGCTTGCTTGATGATTTATTAATCAGATACTATACAGCAATACTTGAATTGTAACAACGATTATATCAGATATGATCATGTTTAATAATATAGGAATATGTCATATATGTATATACACATACGTACTGTGATGCCATTATTTGGGAGTTAACCCGTGCATGAACACGTCACAGTACCGAAGTGACAAAACATGTCCCTTAGAAGAACGGAAATCTAAAGGAGAATGCTCGCGGAAATACATGAAATGAATCTAGTTTAAAATGAGCTAGCATCTTCCTGAAAAGCTTTGCTCCGATTGTTCGAAATATGACGGGGAATCCTGCATCTTTCCCATGGCTTTTAAGCAGATATGATTCCAGGGGGAGAGATCTCCGATGGACAGATGGTGTGGACCAGTCCACACGCCCGCAAGAATCAAAGCAAGTTGCGCCCGCTGCCCCGGTCCAGTGCATCCGATGCAAATCCCAGGACTCCGTGAGCAAGGAGCCAGGAGCAGGATTGCATTCTGTCAATTCCTTTCCAAGGCCATTGGAGATGGAAAGTTACACATATCGAGATAGATATATTCGTTCGGTCCCCAGACCCAGAGGGTGTTCATCGTCTCTTTGGAATCTGTTCGTCGACCGGGTGGTGGAGATGGCGCAGCATGTAAAGAATGGAGGCTCTTAGCCCACATCCCTGCCGccttctctctctcaaatggaagAATCAGTCATGGTGCTCCCTAAACTAATGCATGGAGAAGCAAAACACTATCTCTGAATTTCGAGATGCCTTTCTGAACAATGCAAAAATATTTCTTTAGACGATTTCTCTAACGCTGTTACAAAAACCTAGGATACTCCATCACTGATAATGTAATAAAAGATTCAGACATGCTTAATCCATGCTTTAATTCACAGTTTTCTGGGGCATGGTAGAACTACTTTTAGGTGAAATGGTGGTTAGCTCAGATAGGCTATATATGAGGATGCATGCATGACATGCTTGTGTAGCATTCGATCAGAGGGGTTTCAGAAAACTAATGGAAATGAGCATCGAGATCACAGGTTTTTGGGCTGCGCACCTTGACAGCTCTGTTCTCCTGTGGGCACCTTGCGGCCTATTGGACGATGTGTGCATGCCTTAAAAGGAGCTCTCTGCCGACCCATGTCAGCACACACACAGCTGAGATATCGTCATGCTTCCGTTGGTGATGTGAGCAGAGCACgcagcatccatccatccatgccgTGTAATGGCCACAGCTGGCGCCGTGTGTAGAAGTGTTTCTGGAACCAAGAAGCATGCGTGTGGTCAGGTATAAGTATCTCATCAACATGTTTTTTCATGAACCATGAACAAACTGCATGAAACCAAGCTGAACCACGTATTCAGATTCAGATACGACGAATTCGAGAGTTGATTTCTACAGCTATAAAATATCTAAACTAGATGATGTGTATAATGTTGGATACAACCCCAGATACCATGCATTGGGAATGCCTGCCCTGATGTGCATCTGGACGGACCCATTAATTACTCAAACAGACTGTCACTTAAAATTTTCATCACACACACCACACGCTTCCTTCCCATGTCTGATCCCTAGCTCGAAAAAACTGCAAGAACCTTGTTGTCCTCTCCCCAGCCACCTTTTAACCCACAGAGAGAGACATGACACACCCCCAGCGCCTATAAATAGCAGCCCCCGCAGCAAAGAGAGACACCAAACCAAACCACCAGAGCTTCTCCAAGACATCAGATACAAGAAGCTAGCACTAGCTCAGTAGAATCTCCCCAGGGAAGCTTTACCTCCTCCAAAGGATGTCTTCTGGGTCATCGTCTCGGAGCACCTCGCCGAGCTCCGACTCGGAGTGGAGCAAGAAGGAGAACAAGATGTTCGAGGAGGCGCTCGCCTACTACGGCGAGGGCGCCCCCAACCTCTGGGACAAGGTGGCCAGCGCCATGGGGGGCACCAAGTCCGCCGAGGAGGTGCGCCGCCACTTTCAGATCCTCATCGATGACGTCAACAACATAGAGTACGGCCGCATCCCCTTCCCCAAGTACAAGACCCAAGGATTCTGGACCTGAAAGGTATAATTCTCACAGACATAGGATGTGTTGCTTCTAACAAGTTTTCAGTTGAGCATAAGCATAGCAGTTTTCTTTTTGTGGGGTCATAAGCATAGCAGTTACTACTGTATTTGTCTGGTTTCTGGGAAAAGTAGATGTTTGAACTCAAtttcaaaggcatagcatgcaggaGTATTTAAgtatttttcattttctttagaGGTTACTTACCGGTTACCACCAAGCATGCATGACAAGTTGACAACTGGCACCATGAACAACTCTCTAGCCATGAGCCAAAACTGCTTAATTAAAGCGACCCTGGCCCAATTCACCGGTGGTTTAATATTAGAACAATCAGACAATCTTATAATGGATCTTGCAGTCTTTCTCCCCTCGTACTTTCAGCTTGCAAGGCTATTTCTTATATAGATTTTTGCTAGATCTTGTGCAGCTCCAAACTGTCTATACACCCATTCCATTCCGAAAGACCCAACCTCATGCCTAAATAGAATAAGCCTCTTATATTTGAGTATCTGTATTTGTGTTCAGAGCAGATAAACTTACAGTGCAAGTGTTTTCTCAACTTTTCAGGATGAAGCAGTGTAAGCTCCAGTGGACAGTGGACAGTGGACAGTGAACAAAGGTGTACAAACTAGATCTCTAAGAAGTAAGAATGGAATATTGTTCTAGGAGTAAGCAAGGGAATCCAGCATTGGTTAGAATAACAGGAAGGAAATGAGTATTGTCTATCGTGTGTACAAAGTATTGTTAGGTCATGTCCAAGGTTAAGTCTGTCTCTATGTCGTTGTAGATTCTCGTCTACATTCATGATCTGTGTGTTGTTATCTGTTCAAATCAAGTCATCAAGTAAGCTGTCATGTAAACTCATGTA encodes:
- the LOC119312358 gene encoding protein RADIALIS-like 3; protein product: MSSGSSSRSTSPSSDSEWSKKENKMFEEALAYYGEGAPNLWDKVASAMGGTKSAEEVRRHFQILIDDVNNIEYGRIPFPKYKTQGFWT